CAAAACCACTGGATTGCGGCTAAAACCATGCCGCAATGACAGGTGATGTGGTGGTGCTTGACTTCTCTGGAGTAATGGGCATTCAAATGTAGAGAAATGCCCACTGAACTTGCGACATAACTTGCGACATTCACACAATTGAGGAGTTTTTACATGGAAATTCTACTTTTGCTGGCATTCTATGCTATTCCGACCATTTTAGCGTATGTGTCCCGTCATAATAATAGGGCTTCCATTTTAGTGATCAATCTATTTCTTGGATGGACAGTAATTGGGTGGATTATCTCTTTAGCTATGGCCCTTACAAATAATGTAGAAAAACGATCTACTTCTAATAAGTTGAATAAACCAAAAATTGCAATAAACCCAAAACCGCTATACTCAGCCTACACAGAGAGCCAAAATGATACCCGCGAGTCACCTCACGATTTAGATCGTAGTATATTCCCTAAACACCCACTTTTTAAGGCCAGTGCTTTTTTTGTTGTAATCGTTGTAGGACTTATAGCTATCGCCGCTCTTGTTGAAACTATTTCCGAAAGACGCGAAGGACCTGACTACTCCAAAATTGACTATTCTGAAACTGATAAACTAATAGCGCAGCGTCGGGCGCGGACGGATAGCATAGATCGTGAGTTACGTAAAACCGACGGTAGTCGTAGCGCGGCTGCCTACGTAGCTGCGGGTAACAATCTTAATTACGACGATCTTATGACGGACGCCCGGATTAAAGCCAAGAAAATAGATCAAATTTTACACAGCGATATTTATCCGCCGGAGAGTAAGCGTATCACGGTAACAGGACATATTGTGAATACGGGGCAAAATAAGGATCAATACGGTAGTGATACTGTATCGATGAGCATTCTTGTTGGTTCAAAGGGGTACATGGGATCTTTTAATCATAGAGAATCTCAAAAGTTGTTCGGTCAAATGGCAGCATTGGTTCATAGTAAAGCTAAAGGTGGGCAATACAAGGATATACAAATCACAATAAGCGGCATTCCCGCATTGGAACAAGTGTCAAGTAATTACACGCTACTTCAAAATTGTCGGTTTATCGCATGGCATCTCAAATAGGA
This Gemmatimonadota bacterium DNA region includes the following protein-coding sequences:
- a CDS encoding superinfection immunity protein, coding for MEILLLLAFYAIPTILAYVSRHNNRASILVINLFLGWTVIGWIISLAMALTNNVEKRSTSNKLNKPKIAINPKPLYSAYTESQNDTRESPHDLDRSIFPKHPLFKASAFFVVIVVGLIAIAALVETISERREGPDYSKIDYSETDKLIAQRRARTDSIDRELRKTDGSRSAAAYVAAGNNLNYDDLMTDARIKAKKIDQILHSDIYPPESKRITVTGHIVNTGQNKDQYGSDTVSMSILVGSKGYMGSFNHRESQKLFGQMAALVHSKAKGGQYKDIQITISGIPALEQVSSNYTLLQNCRFIAWHLK